In Daphnia magna isolate NIES linkage group LG7, ASM2063170v1.1, whole genome shotgun sequence, a single genomic region encodes these proteins:
- the LOC116926989 gene encoding low-affinity glucose transporter HXT4 isoform X3 produces the protein MRRCRDSDSDSPSSASRQLASTNNAAAASAVVAAAAAARSGNVAPVLTASRTGAGGAGAAWYATDTVQLTTFRPLATAAKTPTTAAAAAGAISNTSPGGNSVPAKPKSRTLDSSDTSDYENLSSCTSGRYATLPTQSHFSDCGVASAKASGNESGSYRDHYATASTTAAAGVLFRPASGAGSFADNGSEQFPSADHQPTAHTLSLHRPIKRSHWLNHNGRQSDVLARVFQANQDWLESSDSQEAGANSSSSANITVSTIKDGRAAHRTSQHAGDGGRGMPPPGGVFQLPPAMGSLQRFDHGPGEVRPLTGPVLAPNSSASSLLMNAPLGAVPTSLLLQQQQQQQQQQQQQQQLLPLMSFGPPFLMQPTATSAMSLPASVSSSIAHLQQHHHHQQQQQQQQVQLQQQQQQQREGGNRNNHSGHTHAIQLQTSLEMAPVVCPALCEIRTQLQELTRSVESCQNEVSDMKRDMSTMRHDVESVHHVKEDIDDLRDCIDKLQEQNRRRKLRLLEQGLTGFLIYAIFAAVLGMLQFGYNTGVINAPQAVIEDFIKDAYLSRYGVKIADGWEKIIFSIAVSIFAIGGMIGGVGGGFVANRFGRKRGLLLNNATGVLGAILMAFSKAAQSYEMLIIGRLIIGFNCGLNTSLVPMYISEIAPLNLRGGLGTVNQLGVTVGILFSQILGIQEILGTESGWPLLLGLAICPAILQLVLFSFCPESPRYLLITANREEEARIAMKRLRASSQIEEDMEEMRVEAQQSEAHMGMLELLKSRALLMPLGIGIVMQLSQQLSGINAVLYYSTELFIGAGLASESAKYATIGVGAIMVGMTLVSIPLMDRAGRRTLHLWGLGGMFIFSIFITISLLVMELIEWVRYVAVVATLTFVLFFAVGPGSIPWMITAELFSQGPRPAAMSIAVLVNWLANFLVGLFFLPLRGALHNYIFLPFSVLLAFFWVFTYKIVPETKNKTFDEISALFRRNDRVHPKVGYAPAATSEDKHQSSL, from the exons ATGCGGAGGTGTCGCGACTCCGATTCCGACTCGCCATCCAGCGCCTCTCGCCAACTAGCCAGCACCAACAACGCAGCTGCTGCAAGCGCCGTCGTCGCTGCAGCCGCTGCCGCCCGGTCCGGCAACGTAGCTCCTGTCCTCACTGCCAGCCGGACCGGGGCTGGAGGAGCCGGCGCTGCCTGGTACGCCACCGACACGG TTCAGTTAACAACGTTCCGGCCGTTGGCCACAGCAGCCAAAACTCCAAcgactgctgctgctgctgctggcgCCATTTCCAACACGAGCCCTGGTGGCAACAGCGTGCCTGCCAAACCGAAGAGCCGCACTCTCGACTCATCGGACACGTCCGATTACGAAAATCTCAGCTCTTGCACGTCGGGTCGCTATGCCACGTTGCCCACACAGTCTCACTTTAGCGATTGCGGAGTTGCGAGTGCGAAAGCAAGTGGCAACGAGAGCGGGTCGTATCGCGACCACTACGCGACGGCATCAACGACGGCGGCGGCCGGTGTCCTCTTCCGACCGGCAAGCGGCGCCGGATCGTTTGCTGACAATGGCAGCGAACAGTTTCCATCGGCCGATCATCAGCCTACTGCTCACACGTTGTCTCTGCATCGGCCCATCAAACGTTCTCATTGGCTGAATCACAATGGCCGGCAATCCGATGTTCTCGCTCGTGTCTTCCAAGCCAATCAAGACTGGCTCGAATCGAGTGACTCACAAGAGGCCGGAGCCAACTCGTCGTCGTCAGCCAATATAACCGTGTCTACCATCAAGGATGGTCGTGCAGCTCATCGCACCAG TCAACACGCGGGAGATGGCGG aCGAGGTATGCCACCGCCTGGCGGAGTTTTCCAACTGCCTCCAGCGATGGGATCATTGCAGCGTTTCGATCACGGACCTGGCGAAGTGCGTCCGTTAACGGGACCCGTTTTAGCTCCCAATTCATCGGCCAGCTCTCTTCTAATGAACGCCCCTTTAGGCGCAGTTCCTACCTCGCTCTtgctgcaacaacaacaacagcaacaacagcagcagcagcaacaacaacaattgcTGCCGCTCATGTCTTTCGGCCCACCATTCCTAATGCAGCCGACGGCTACGTCAGCCATGTCGCTACCGGCTAGTGTTAGCAGTAGCATAGCTCACCTCCAgcaacatcatcatcatcagcaacaacaacaacaacagcaagttcaattacagcaacaacaacagcagcaacgcGAGGGGGGCAATCGTAATAATCACAGCGGCCACACGCACGCCATCCAACTGCAAACGTCTTTGGAAATGGCGCCCGTTGTTTGCCCCGCCCTCTGTGAGATCCGCACCCAATTGCAAGAATTGACCCGATCTGTTGAGTCTTGTCAAAACGAG GTGAGCGACATGAAACGCGACATGTCGACCATGCGACACGACGTGGAGTCTGTCCACCACGTCAAGGAAGACATAGACGATCTGCGGGACTGCATCGACAAATTACAAGAGCAAAATCGGCGTAGAAAGCTGAGACTACTTGAACAG GGCCTGACGGGCTTCCTTATCTACGCCATATTTGCGGCAGTGCTTGGCATGCTTCAGTTCGGCTACAACACGGGAGTCATCAACGCACCACAAGCG GTGATCGAGGATTTTATAAAAGATGCTTACCTCTCACGTTATGGAGTGAAGATTGCCGATGGCTGGGAGAAAATAATCTTTTCAATCGCCGTTTCCATTTTCGCTATTGGTGGGATGATTGGCGGCGTCGGAGGCGGATTCGTCGCCAATAGATTCGGCAG GAAACGCGGTCTCTTGCTTAATAACGCGACGGGTGTTCTCGGAGCTATTCTGATGGCCTTCTCGAAAGCGGCTCAGTCCTACGAAATGCTTATTATCGGAAGATTGATTATTGGCTTTAATTGTG gaTTGAATACGTCATTGGTCCCTATGTACATTTCGGAAATCGCTCCGCTCAATTTGCGCGGTGGCTTGGGCACGGTGAACCAATTGGGAGTCACCGTTGGAATCCTTTTCTCGCAGATTTTAGGCATTCAAGAAATTCTCGGCACCGAAAGCGGATGGCCACTGTTACTAG GTTTAGCCATATGTCCTGCCATCTTGCAATTAGTCCTTTTTTCGTTCTGCCCCGAATCTCCGCGCTATCTCCTCATCACAGCCAATCGCGAAGAAGAAGCCAGGATTG CAATGAAACGATTAAGAGCTTCTAGCCAAATTGAGGAAGATATGGAAGAAATGCGAGTCGAGG CCCAGCAATCTGAAGCGCACATGGGAATGTTGGAATTGCTCAAATCGCGCGCCTTGCTCATGCCGCTTGGCATTGGCATTGTTATGCAGCTTTCTCAGCAATTGTCGG GAATCAACGCGGTGCTGTACTATTCAACTGAACTTTTCATTGGAGCTGGTCTAGCTAGTGAATCTGCCAAATACGCCACAATTG GTGTGGGCGCCATCATGGTGGGCATGACTCTCGTGTCGATTCCACTAATGGACCGGGCTGGCCGTCGCACCCTTCATCTATGGGGTCTTGGGGGCATGTTCATTTTCAGCATATTCATCACTATCTCTTTGCTTGTTATG GAACTAATCGAATGGGTTCGCTACGTAGCGGTCGTCGCCACGCTAACCTTTGTGCTATTCTTCGCCGTTGGTCCCGGCTCCATTCCATGGATGATTACAGCTGAGTTATTCAGCCAAGGCCCACGACCGGCTGCCATGTCCATCGCCGTACTGGTCAACTGGCTGGCAAATTTTCTTGTTGGTCTCTTCTTTTTGCCTCTCAGG GGGGCGCTACACAACTACATTTTCTTGCCATTCAGCGTCCTGTTGGCATTCTTCTGGGTATTCACTTACAAAATCGTGCCagaaacgaaaaacaagaCGTTTGACGAAATTTCGGCTCTATTTCGCCGCAATGATCG AGTTCACCCGAAAGTTGGTTATGCCCCAGCCGCAACCTCGGAAGACAAGCACCAGAGTTCGTTATAA